From a region of the Panicum virgatum strain AP13 chromosome 2K, P.virgatum_v5, whole genome shotgun sequence genome:
- the LOC120671518 gene encoding uncharacterized protein At2g27730, mitochondrial-like → MAARTAARFVQRRLLSSGGKVLSEEEKAAENVYIKKMEQDKLEKLARKGPSSGEQASSTTGSAASDVKATGGPTESASAGVSTDKNRNYAVLAGTIAALGGLGWYFLSKPKKSEEVVD, encoded by the exons atggcggccaggacggcggcgaggttcgTGCAGCGCAGGCTCCTGTCCTCCGGCGGCAAGGTCCTcagcgaggaggagaaggcCGCCGAGAACGTCTACATCAAG AAAATGGAACAAGACAAGCTGGAGAAGCTCGCACGCAAG GGTCCCAGCTCAGGAGAGCAAGCTTCATCAACCACAGGCTCTGCAGCAAGTGACGTGAAGGCCACGGGCGGGCCAACAGAGTCAGCATCTGCAGGTGTGTCGACTGACAAGAACAGGAACTACGCTGTCTTGGCAGGCACAATTGCTGCCCTGGGTGGCCTGGGTTGGTATTTCTTGTCAAAGCCTAAGAAGTCGGAGGAGGTTGTGGACTGA
- the LOC120671506 gene encoding 40S ribosomal protein S25-2, producing MAPKKDKAPPPSSKPAKSGGGKQKKKKWSKGKQKEKVNNAVLFDQATYDKLLSEVPKYKQITPSVLSERLRINGSLARRAIKDLMARGLIRMVSVHSSQQIYTRATNT from the exons atg GCCCCGAAGAAGGACaaggccccgccgccgtcgtccaagCCGGCCAAGTCCGGAGGAGggaagcagaagaagaagaagtggaGCAAGGGGAAGCAGAAGGAGAAGGTCAACAACGCGGTGCTCTTCGACCAGGCCACCTACGACAAGCTGCTCTCCGAGGTGCCCAAGTACAAGCAGATCACCCCGTCCGTCCTCTCCGAGCGCCTCAGG ATCAATGGATCCTTGGCGCGGAGGGCCATCAAGGACCTGATGGCAAGGGGGCTTATAAGGATGGTCTCTGTTCATTCCAGCCAGCAGATATACACCAGGGCAACCAACACATGA